A stretch of the Filimonas lacunae genome encodes the following:
- a CDS encoding S26 family signal peptidase, with protein sequence MGWIIFLVGIIGWHIGMYGMFKKAGLNPVHGLIPLYNTWLIVQKTGIRKIWFWLQLIPIAGQFITIWITIIWVMHFGKFTLIQHALAVFVPFVYLPYLGFSKDVRYGGPEILTKYKKSPAREWIDAAVFAIVAATIIRTFVFEAYVIPTGSMEKTLLISDFLFVNKMTYGPRVPQTPLSFPFVHNTLPFSKTSPSYISSVQLPYKRLPGTSPVLRNDVVVFNFPAGDTIINLPEYGSAVPYYDVLRERYNGDREALMNEYPILVHPMDKTDNYIKRCTAIHGDELRIDKGVLYINGQPALVPEDSQIDYRVETDSTALNPEFLEQELGIENLDESDQLRKPKGNYVFLNMTPSEAEKVRKQPNVKSVTIEPYPVVQVFPYDQYHNWNVDSFGPIKVPAKGATVTLTPENMGLYRRIITTYEHNTLEESNGKYVINGTPTTTYTFKLDYFWMMGDNRHRSQDSRFWGFVPETHVVGKASLIWFSWNGGPRWKRLFKSIH encoded by the coding sequence ATGGGTTGGATCATCTTCCTGGTTGGTATAATTGGTTGGCACATAGGAATGTATGGAATGTTTAAGAAAGCGGGACTGAACCCCGTGCATGGACTAATTCCCTTGTATAACACCTGGCTTATTGTTCAAAAAACCGGTATACGCAAAATCTGGTTCTGGTTACAGTTAATTCCCATTGCGGGACAGTTTATCACTATCTGGATCACTATTATCTGGGTAATGCATTTTGGTAAGTTTACTTTAATTCAACATGCCCTGGCCGTGTTTGTACCTTTTGTGTATCTGCCTTACCTGGGCTTTTCCAAAGATGTACGTTATGGCGGTCCGGAAATATTGACCAAGTATAAAAAATCACCTGCCAGAGAATGGATCGATGCTGCTGTGTTTGCCATAGTAGCTGCAACCATCATCCGCACGTTTGTATTTGAAGCGTATGTGATTCCTACCGGTAGTATGGAAAAAACATTGCTGATAAGCGACTTCCTGTTTGTAAACAAAATGACCTACGGTCCGCGTGTTCCGCAAACGCCGCTGAGTTTTCCTTTTGTGCACAACACGCTGCCGTTCTCTAAAACTTCACCATCTTATATATCCAGCGTACAGCTGCCTTATAAAAGACTGCCGGGTACTTCACCCGTACTGCGCAACGATGTGGTAGTGTTTAACTTCCCGGCGGGCGATACCATTATCAATTTACCGGAATATGGTTCGGCAGTGCCTTATTATGATGTGCTGCGTGAAAGATATAATGGCGACAGGGAAGCCCTGATGAATGAATACCCTATCCTGGTACACCCCATGGATAAAACAGATAACTATATTAAGCGTTGTACGGCTATTCACGGCGATGAGCTGCGTATTGACAAAGGCGTTTTATATATCAATGGCCAACCTGCTTTAGTACCGGAAGATTCACAGATCGATTACCGTGTAGAAACCGACAGCACCGCTTTAAATCCTGAATTTTTAGAGCAGGAGCTGGGTATTGAAAACCTGGATGAGAGCGATCAGCTGCGCAAGCCTAAAGGCAATTATGTGTTCCTGAACATGACCCCTTCCGAAGCGGAGAAAGTGCGCAAACAGCCGAATGTAAAAAGTGTTACTATTGAGCCATACCCGGTGGTACAGGTGTTCCCTTACGATCAGTACCATAACTGGAATGTAGACAGCTTCGGCCCGATAAAAGTACCTGCCAAAGGCGCCACTGTAACCCTTACACCGGAAAATATGGGCTTGTACAGACGTATTATCACTACTTACGAGCATAACACACTGGAAGAAAGCAACGGCAAGTATGTGATCAATGGCACACCCACTACCACCTATACTTTTAAACTGGATTATTTCTGGATGATGGGAGATAACCGTCACCGCAGCCAGGATAGCCGCTTCTGGGGTTTTGTACCAGAAACCCATGTGGTAGGTAAAGCTTCCCTTATCTGGTTTAGCTGGAACGGTGGCCCACGCTGGAAGCGCTTGTTTAAAAGCATCCATTAA
- a CDS encoding pyridoxine 5'-phosphate synthase produces MSHSTKLSININKFATLRNSRGGNNPDVLKAAIDAERFGADGVTVHPRPDERHIRYQDVRDIRKKITTEFNIEGNCSEQKFIDLVLETRPHQVTLVPDALGQLTSDHGWNTIEHQAYLTEMIGVFKKAGIRVSIFVDPVMEMVEGAAKTGTDRIELYTEGYARKFENNKEKAVAPYVAAAQKAKELGLGLNAGHDLDLYNLDFFSKSIPWLDEVSIGHALVCDALYLGYENAVQLYKRQLA; encoded by the coding sequence ATGAGCCATAGTACCAAGTTGAGTATTAACATAAACAAATTTGCCACCCTGCGCAATAGCCGCGGGGGTAATAATCCCGATGTTTTAAAGGCTGCCATTGATGCAGAGCGTTTTGGGGCTGATGGTGTTACGGTACACCCCCGTCCGGACGAAAGACATATCCGCTACCAGGATGTAAGGGATATCAGAAAAAAAATCACCACTGAATTTAATATTGAGGGCAACTGCAGCGAACAGAAGTTTATTGACCTGGTGCTGGAAACACGCCCCCACCAGGTAACCCTGGTACCGGATGCCCTGGGCCAGCTTACCAGCGATCATGGCTGGAATACCATTGAACATCAGGCCTACCTGACCGAAATGATCGGTGTTTTTAAAAAAGCCGGTATACGGGTGAGCATTTTTGTAGATCCTGTGATGGAAATGGTAGAAGGCGCTGCCAAAACAGGCACCGACCGTATTGAATTATATACCGAAGGGTATGCCCGTAAGTTTGAGAACAATAAAGAAAAAGCCGTAGCCCCTTACGTTGCTGCAGCGCAGAAAGCGAAAGAACTGGGTCTGGGCCTGAATGCCGGGCACGATCTGGACTTGTATAACCTGGATTTTTTCAGCAAAAGTATTCCCTGGCTGGATGAGGTAAGCATTGGCCATGCACTGGTTTGTGATGCTTTATACCTGGGTTACGAAAATGCAGTGCAACTGTATAAAAGACAGCTCGCATAG
- a CDS encoding cytidine deaminase, translating into MHTHTQRYHFDFEEYNSIHELLPNDAQLLKKAQEVTAMAYAPYSKFHVGAAAILSNGEIITGTNQENASFPAGTCAERSLLTTAATLFPNVPIHTMAISYHNHNGTSNSPISPCGICRQALAEYETRTHQGIRLILGGQEGKVFVIPRATMLLPLVFTAEDMK; encoded by the coding sequence ATGCACACACACACACAACGCTATCACTTCGATTTCGAAGAATACAATTCTATTCATGAGTTGTTACCAAACGACGCACAACTGCTAAAAAAGGCGCAGGAGGTAACTGCCATGGCCTACGCACCCTACTCAAAATTCCATGTAGGCGCCGCAGCAATATTATCAAATGGTGAAATTATTACCGGCACCAACCAGGAAAACGCCAGCTTCCCCGCCGGAACCTGTGCCGAACGGTCACTGTTAACTACTGCTGCTACTTTGTTTCCTAATGTGCCTATCCATACCATGGCCATCAGCTACCATAATCACAACGGCACCAGTAATTCCCCCATCAGTCCTTGTGGCATTTGTCGCCAGGCGCTGGCTGAATATGAAACCAGAACCCACCAGGGGATACGGTTGATATTGGGTGGACAGGAAGGGAAGGTGTTTGTGATTCCCAGGGCTACTATGTTGTTGCCGCTGGTGTTTACGGCGGAGGATATGAAGTAA
- a CDS encoding TlpA disulfide reductase family protein, whose product MKRIVSALLLALPVASIAQNGFTIQGNIKGLPDNSLVYLAGNSETDTIARDYVKKGSFLLKGKADETNTRMLAIPALNQQQVVFMGNDALTVTGDATGKTGANATPVELAVAGTGPHQDYEEFIYYIKPLYDYVDYYRQLMQNARIRESKDSAMIMLNTAYTLYQTSIDRFVNRKPASAMSALLLAYSYDTDPNKDVSLLERRFATLKGDALNNRFAKGVQEVIATSKAGAIGTQAIPFTQNDVDGKPVSLSQFKGQYVLVDFWASWCGPCRMENPNVVAAYKQFKDKGFTVLGVSLDQTKDAWVKAIKADNLTWTQVSDLKYWNNEVSRAYHIESIPSNLLIDPNGMIIGKNLRGQELLKKLSEVLK is encoded by the coding sequence ATGAAGCGCATCGTTTCCGCATTATTACTGGCATTACCTGTTGCGTCTATCGCACAAAACGGTTTTACCATCCAGGGCAACATCAAAGGTTTGCCGGATAATTCATTGGTATACCTGGCCGGCAATTCTGAAACAGATACCATTGCCAGGGACTATGTAAAAAAAGGAAGCTTTCTGCTGAAAGGAAAGGCCGATGAAACCAACACCCGCATGTTGGCCATCCCTGCCCTTAATCAACAACAGGTAGTTTTTATGGGTAACGATGCCTTAACTGTTACAGGTGACGCCACGGGTAAAACAGGGGCGAATGCAACACCGGTAGAACTGGCTGTAGCCGGTACCGGACCTCACCAGGATTATGAAGAGTTTATCTACTACATCAAGCCTTTATATGATTATGTAGATTATTACCGCCAGCTGATGCAGAATGCCCGTATCCGGGAAAGTAAAGATTCTGCTATGATCATGCTGAATACGGCGTATACCCTATATCAAACCAGTATTGATCGTTTTGTCAACCGTAAGCCTGCCAGCGCCATGTCGGCCCTGTTACTGGCTTACAGCTACGATACCGATCCTAATAAAGATGTTTCCTTGCTGGAAAGGCGTTTTGCTACTTTAAAAGGCGATGCGTTGAATAACCGTTTTGCCAAAGGTGTACAGGAGGTAATAGCTACCAGCAAAGCGGGTGCTATTGGTACACAGGCCATACCTTTTACACAAAACGATGTGGATGGTAAGCCGGTTTCCTTATCACAATTTAAAGGGCAGTATGTGCTGGTTGATTTCTGGGCCAGCTGGTGTGGGCCCTGCCGGATGGAAAACCCCAATGTAGTGGCTGCTTACAAGCAGTTTAAAGACAAAGGTTTTACCGTGCTGGGCGTATCGCTGGATCAAACCAAAGATGCCTGGGTAAAAGCCATTAAAGCAGATAATCTTACCTGGACACAGGTAAGCGATCTGAAATACTGGAACAATGAGGTGTCCCGTGCTTATCATATCGAATCTATTCCCAGCAACCTGCTGATAGATCCGAATGGTATGATTATAGGCAAAAATCTGCGTGGGCAGGAATTGCTTAAAAAGCTGAGTGAAGTATTAAAATAA
- a CDS encoding RNA polymerase sigma factor encodes MSQEDIVLHDYFTSIAAGDVSAFDQFSHLYKHKIMGKAFQETQCWNAAEEITKGFFDNIWKSRTLLTAVENGDHYISTTLDHITKQYLLLKKNSTLLGELIKKFTSGLFTGPCLPMTEEQLKTFVPIAINTLPQQMKQVFELRYYYQEPYEDIARDLGITKGIAQQYFFDSMIQIRNYIDEHLLPG; translated from the coding sequence ATGAGCCAGGAGGATATTGTGTTACACGATTATTTTACATCTATTGCAGCAGGTGATGTCAGCGCTTTTGACCAGTTTTCGCACCTGTATAAGCATAAAATTATGGGAAAGGCTTTCCAGGAAACCCAATGCTGGAACGCAGCGGAAGAGATAACCAAAGGCTTTTTCGACAATATCTGGAAAAGCAGAACACTGCTTACCGCCGTGGAGAATGGCGACCATTACATCAGCACTACGCTGGACCATATTACCAAACAATATCTATTGTTGAAGAAGAACAGCACTTTACTGGGAGAATTGATTAAAAAGTTCACCAGTGGCCTTTTTACAGGCCCTTGCCTTCCTATGACAGAAGAACAATTGAAAACATTTGTTCCGATAGCTATTAATACTTTACCTCAGCAAATGAAGCAGGTTTTTGAACTGAGATATTATTATCAGGAACCTTACGAAGATATTGCCCGGGACCTGGGCATTACTAAAGGGATAGCGCAGCAGTATTTTTTTGACTCAATGATACAGATCAGAAATTATATAGATGAGCATCTACTTCCGGGATAA
- a CDS encoding DUF2911 domain-containing protein gives MKRVLGLLAVVCAISGSVFAQEQKKPASPLDSVSATIKSGAAVSIVYSRPSVKGRTIGKDLEPLPGKIWRAGANAATTFEVSKAVTVEGKALPAGKYAFFTIHNDKEWTLIFNKVSKTWGAYDYEKNKAEDALQVTVKDGKGTFTETLTYTISKSGEVSLLWGDHVVKFTIK, from the coding sequence ATGAAAAGAGTACTCGGATTGCTGGCCGTTGTTTGCGCCATTAGCGGATCGGTGTTTGCACAAGAGCAAAAGAAACCCGCTAGTCCGCTGGACAGTGTATCTGCCACCATTAAAAGCGGCGCTGCTGTTTCTATCGTATACAGCCGCCCATCAGTAAAAGGCAGAACCATTGGTAAAGACCTGGAACCCCTGCCTGGCAAAATATGGCGTGCAGGTGCTAACGCTGCCACTACTTTTGAAGTATCCAAAGCAGTAACCGTAGAAGGCAAAGCTTTACCAGCCGGTAAATATGCTTTTTTCACTATTCACAACGACAAGGAATGGACGCTGATCTTCAACAAGGTGTCTAAAACCTGGGGCGCTTACGATTACGAGAAAAACAAAGCAGAAGACGCTTTACAGGTAACTGTAAAAGACGGTAAAGGAACATTTACAGAAACGCTTACTTACACCATCAGCAAAAGCGGTGAAGTTTCTTTATTATGGGGCGATCATGTAGTGAAATTTACTATTAAGTAA
- a CDS encoding ArsC family reductase, whose product MKQIMYTVYGIPNCNTVKKALDWLNLHGIQYEFHDYKKKGITADKLGSWAAQTGWEALVNKKGTTWRQLDAAAQAEVTGEKAAIALMQEKTSVIKRPLIEKNNKVVALGFEEDAYQKAFQKG is encoded by the coding sequence GTGAAGCAAATTATGTATACTGTTTACGGCATTCCTAATTGTAACACTGTAAAAAAGGCTTTGGACTGGCTAAACCTGCACGGTATCCAATACGAGTTTCATGACTATAAGAAAAAAGGCATTACTGCCGATAAACTAGGGTCGTGGGCCGCACAAACCGGCTGGGAAGCACTGGTAAATAAAAAAGGAACCACCTGGCGTCAGCTGGATGCAGCTGCACAGGCCGAGGTTACCGGTGAAAAAGCCGCCATTGCACTGATGCAGGAAAAAACAAGCGTTATAAAACGCCCGTTAATTGAAAAAAATAATAAAGTGGTAGCCCTTGGTTTTGAAGAAGATGCCTACCAGAAAGCTTTTCAAAAAGGCTAA
- a CDS encoding PA14 domain-containing protein: protein MIVSVSYYKKCIALLFMVIMYSEFVLAGYTSVLHYNNNTVTSNRQRYVAATGNRVKEKSDAYAVSIDSTYTPAFSATPDNRVVEEASANFGSGPTQPEMSAFQSVGSGNMVNLFSGDFSYNIPLMDVGGYPVNIFYQSGITMEQDASWVGLGWNINPGAITRNMRGLPDDFTGKQDSIWRSISLKENKTVGVTAGADVELKDVPMDLGFSLGVFHNTYKGWGMETGLNASVRVASGSKGKSTVGLDLNNNSQEGFSISPSFQYKLHGKNSDDISNSFGLSFPMNNRTGLKAIQLSYGMSKYKTDPKNSVSGGLGSSLISFSRPAYTPTMSYPMTSTQYTFTAKTGGQLWVIHPNVSLSGYVSTQKIEEADKRMYIPAYGYLNYQAAMSNPSVLLDFNREKDIAYSEKPVVSSIAVPAYTYDVFSITGEGTGGMFRAYRGDIGYVYDNFLKSKDNSLRASIDLGGGALAHSGADLNLNRAYTQTGPWQDANAMRTNVAFQSSDKNFEAAYFRNPGEKSINSREFYKAIGDDDLVTVKLAKSGSYLSATNILNRYNKSGVLAEEIKLPASRAVKPVRDKRAQVISYLTAQEASIAGVNKYIENHILNTYGLNNCKDSINDLNYGAGEGLMGYYYNDKTFSNLFATLNDETINFSNYSYIYDPMGPDYRNFDKVIGQSRQKFSTRWLGRIKAPATGTFKFMIVSDDQSGLYVNDSLLIAGTKPGGVYTSVPLNMVEGQFYNIKVDYIQDASSIVMHLGWSYNGGDYKTVPKECLYHVAEKLQDTVSNSLVIEKRINSFRKPTHISQINVLNPDGRRYVYGIPVYNLYQRDATFSVNAAGGNLKDGLVKYEHGVDDTTTNNQGKEGYYNAEDMPSYAHSFMLTNILSPDYIDLTGDGVSDDDPGDAIKFNYSRVAGLDKPFEWRAPAVADSASYNEGFRSYSRDDKGSYSYGRKELWYLNSIVSKNMIATFKVSDREDLLSVNQRGVKDRNRHLAKKLDEINLYSKADFLKNGSNATPVKTVHFEYSYELCKGANRLKDTTNGYSGKLTLKKIWFSYNGNNKGKQNPYNFYYHSNNPGYNLKSFDRWGNFKDPSQNVGATAGNLVTNQEYPYALQDSTLAGYNAAAWTLDSIGLPSGGSIKVQYESDDYAFVQDKRAMQMYRVVGLSRYQPTQLPLTEVSLYSNKGEHTYVTVAVNDPVSSNQQVFKKYLEGLDMIYFRMRIKMPKDDWGEGFENIPCYAYVDKDGGYGFVDANHIWFKIKHTQIDTFGITNASPLFKAAMNYLRLNLPSKAYPGSEVMDDFGPVDAIKGIFGLIANIVDMVRGFESKVKSNNWTNVVDTARSLVRLNTPFYKKYGGGLRVKKVLIYDNWKKMSKGNAESVYGQEYEYTTLKQIDGTDRLISSGVAAYEPFIGGEENPFHMPVQYGEPVSVMAPTTVGYAEEPLGETFFPSASVGYSKVRVKSIHTKNVKSAPGYEETEFYTAYDFPTVAERTVLGDNKERYFPSILNFLKIESSHLLALSQGFKIELNDMHGKVKRESSYSSNNSLISQTSNYYKTEHTGKEKEKLANTVWTIGPDGKIDTASVIGKDIEIMMDMREELSETAAKNFNVDGDMFQAGVWPVILLGTLNMFQHDRTVLKSIATTKIVQRYGILDSIVHVEKGSRITTQNILYDSETGDPVLNRTENEFKDSIYTFSYPAHWSYEGMSGAYQNIDLSLKNVFIKSGKIISGITEPDSVYFASGDEILIGSRQKTDLANTTSCKDTLAWYPSYGQMWAVNVNELKGGPKDFYFMWRDGSPVTANDATLKVIRSGRRNIAAQLGQVASLHSPVVKAGSGYQLQFDVNTGIINASAVEYKQDWKVEDKMKSKLQCLLQ, encoded by the coding sequence ATGATAGTTTCTGTTTCGTACTATAAGAAGTGTATAGCACTTCTGTTTATGGTGATTATGTACAGTGAGTTTGTGCTGGCAGGATATACTTCTGTATTGCATTACAATAATAATACCGTCACCAGTAACCGGCAGCGATATGTTGCTGCTACAGGTAACCGGGTAAAGGAGAAAAGTGATGCATATGCTGTTTCAATAGACAGTACTTATACTCCTGCTTTTTCTGCCACGCCTGATAACCGGGTTGTGGAAGAAGCATCCGCAAACTTCGGTAGCGGTCCTACACAGCCAGAAATGTCAGCTTTCCAGTCTGTCGGTTCTGGTAACATGGTAAATCTGTTTTCAGGTGATTTCTCTTATAATATCCCACTAATGGATGTTGGTGGTTATCCTGTTAACATATTCTATCAAAGTGGCATTACTATGGAACAGGATGCCAGCTGGGTTGGACTGGGCTGGAATATTAACCCGGGCGCTATTACGCGTAACATGCGTGGCTTGCCTGACGATTTTACCGGCAAGCAGGATTCTATATGGAGAAGTATTTCCCTGAAAGAAAATAAAACAGTAGGAGTTACCGCTGGTGCGGATGTGGAGTTGAAAGATGTGCCGATGGATCTGGGATTTAGCCTGGGTGTTTTTCATAACACTTATAAAGGCTGGGGCATGGAAACGGGATTAAATGCCAGTGTGCGTGTGGCGTCAGGGTCAAAAGGAAAATCCACAGTAGGACTTGATTTGAATAATAACTCACAGGAGGGCTTTTCCATTTCGCCTTCTTTCCAATATAAATTGCATGGGAAAAATTCAGACGATATCAGTAATTCTTTTGGATTGTCATTTCCTATGAATAACCGTACAGGATTAAAGGCCATACAGTTGTCTTATGGTATGAGCAAATACAAGACTGATCCCAAAAATAGTGTCTCAGGTGGGCTTGGTTCTTCCCTTATTTCTTTTTCACGTCCTGCCTACACACCCACTATGTCATATCCCATGACTAGTACGCAATATACTTTTACGGCTAAAACAGGGGGGCAGTTATGGGTCATTCACCCTAACGTTTCTCTTTCCGGTTATGTAAGCACTCAAAAAATAGAAGAGGCGGATAAACGCATGTACATTCCCGCCTATGGCTACCTGAATTACCAGGCAGCCATGAGCAACCCTTCGGTATTGCTTGATTTTAACAGGGAAAAAGATATTGCCTACAGTGAAAAGCCGGTTGTTTCCAGCATTGCAGTTCCTGCCTATACATATGATGTGTTTTCTATTACCGGGGAGGGTACGGGAGGTATGTTCCGGGCTTACCGGGGCGATATAGGATATGTATATGATAACTTTTTGAAATCAAAAGATAATTCGTTGCGGGCTAGTATTGATCTGGGTGGGGGGGCTCTAGCTCACAGCGGTGCCGACCTTAATCTCAACCGCGCATATACACAAACCGGGCCGTGGCAGGATGCTAATGCTATGCGTACAAACGTAGCATTCCAGTCGTCGGATAAAAATTTTGAAGCGGCCTATTTTCGGAACCCTGGCGAAAAAAGTATTAATTCCAGGGAATTTTATAAGGCTATTGGCGATGATGATCTGGTAACGGTGAAGCTGGCTAAAAGTGGTAGCTATTTGTCTGCTACCAATATACTGAACAGATATAATAAATCCGGCGTATTGGCTGAGGAAATAAAACTTCCGGCATCGCGTGCGGTGAAGCCTGTTCGTGATAAAAGAGCGCAAGTAATTTCTTATTTAACGGCACAGGAAGCGAGTATTGCAGGCGTAAATAAATATATAGAAAACCATATTTTAAATACATACGGGCTCAATAACTGTAAGGACAGTATCAACGATTTGAATTATGGTGCCGGTGAGGGACTTATGGGGTATTACTACAACGATAAAACATTTAGCAACCTGTTTGCTACCCTCAACGATGAAACCATCAATTTTTCTAATTACTCGTATATCTATGACCCGATGGGTCCAGACTACAGGAATTTTGACAAAGTAATTGGTCAAAGCAGGCAAAAATTCAGTACCAGGTGGTTGGGCCGGATAAAAGCACCTGCTACCGGTACTTTTAAATTTATGATTGTTTCTGATGACCAATCAGGCTTATATGTGAATGACTCATTGCTTATAGCAGGAACCAAGCCTGGTGGTGTTTATACCAGTGTTCCATTGAATATGGTGGAAGGGCAATTTTATAATATCAAGGTCGATTATATTCAGGATGCCAGCAGCATTGTTATGCACCTGGGATGGTCTTATAATGGAGGTGATTATAAAACTGTACCGAAGGAATGTTTATATCATGTGGCTGAGAAGTTACAGGATACAGTAAGTAATTCCCTGGTTATAGAAAAGCGTATCAACTCATTCAGAAAGCCTACGCACATTTCTCAAATCAACGTATTAAATCCGGATGGCAGAAGATATGTGTATGGTATACCTGTTTATAATCTCTATCAGCGTGATGCTACTTTTTCTGTAAATGCAGCAGGAGGTAATTTAAAGGATGGACTGGTAAAATATGAGCATGGTGTAGATGATACCACTACCAACAACCAGGGTAAAGAAGGGTATTATAACGCAGAAGACATGCCTTCTTATGCGCATAGTTTTATGTTAACCAATATTCTTTCTCCTGATTATATTGATTTAACGGGTGATGGTGTTTCGGATGATGATCCGGGCGATGCCATTAAATTTAACTATAGCCGTGTGGCAGGTTTGGATAAGCCTTTCGAATGGCGTGCACCTGCAGTGGCAGATAGTGCTTCTTATAATGAAGGGTTCCGGTCTTATAGCAGAGATGATAAAGGCAGTTATTCTTATGGCCGTAAAGAATTATGGTATCTCAATTCTATTGTGTCTAAAAACATGATAGCTACTTTTAAGGTGTCTGACAGGGAAGATCTATTGTCGGTGAATCAGCGGGGTGTGAAAGATCGCAATCGCCACCTGGCTAAAAAGCTGGATGAAATAAACCTGTATTCTAAAGCCGATTTCTTAAAGAATGGCAGTAATGCCACTCCTGTTAAAACAGTGCATTTTGAATATTCGTATGAACTATGCAAAGGGGCTAACCGTTTAAAAGATACTACGAATGGATATTCAGGTAAGCTTACTTTAAAAAAGATATGGTTTAGCTATAATGGCAATAATAAGGGAAAACAAAATCCCTATAACTTTTATTACCATTCCAATAACCCCGGGTATAATTTAAAATCTTTTGATCGCTGGGGCAATTTTAAAGATCCTTCACAGAATGTGGGAGCTACAGCTGGCAATCTGGTTACTAACCAGGAATACCCTTATGCGCTACAGGATAGTACGTTGGCGGGATATAATGCTGCAGCCTGGACATTAGATTCTATCGGGTTGCCGTCAGGAGGAAGTATCAAAGTGCAGTATGAAAGCGATGACTATGCATTTGTACAGGATAAAAGAGCGATGCAAATGTATCGCGTTGTGGGGCTTTCCCGCTACCAGCCTACTCAATTGCCATTAACGGAAGTGTCTTTGTATTCCAATAAAGGAGAGCATACTTATGTAACGGTGGCTGTAAACGATCCGGTGAGCAGTAATCAACAGGTATTTAAAAAATACCTGGAAGGATTGGATATGATCTATTTCAGGATGCGGATAAAAATGCCTAAAGATGATTGGGGAGAAGGATTTGAAAATATACCCTGCTATGCATATGTGGATAAAGATGGTGGCTATGGATTTGTAGATGCCAATCATATCTGGTTTAAAATAAAGCATACTCAAATAGACACTTTTGGTATTACGAATGCGAGTCCTTTATTCAAGGCTGCCATGAATTACCTGCGTTTGAATTTGCCTTCTAAAGCCTACCCGGGATCGGAAGTGATGGACGATTTTGGTCCTGTAGATGCCATCAAAGGTATTTTTGGATTAATCGCCAATATTGTAGACATGGTCAGGGGATTTGAAAGTAAAGTAAAGTCTAATAACTGGACCAATGTGGTAGATACCGCACGCTCTTTAGTACGTTTAAATACCCCATTCTATAAAAAATATGGTGGGGGGCTGCGTGTGAAAAAGGTGCTGATCTACGACAACTGGAAAAAGATGAGCAAAGGCAATGCAGAGTCGGTATATGGCCAGGAATATGAGTATACAACCCTTAAACAAATAGATGGAACAGACCGGTTGATAAGCAGTGGTGTTGCTGCCTACGAACCATTTATTGGCGGAGAGGAAAATCCTTTTCACATGCCCGTTCAGTACGGAGAGCCTGTTTCTGTGATGGCACCTACTACAGTGGGATATGCAGAAGAACCTTTAGGGGAAACATTTTTTCCATCTGCGAGCGTGGGGTATAGTAAAGTGAGAGTGAAATCTATTCATACTAAAAATGTGAAATCTGCTCCGGGATATGAAGAAACGGAGTTTTATACAGCTTACGATTTTCCTACTGTAGCAGAAAGAACGGTGTTGGGAGATAACAAGGAACGATATTTTCCATCTATCCTTAATTTCTTAAAAATAGAGTCCAGTCATTTATTGGCGTTATCGCAGGGGTTTAAAATTGAACTCAACGATATGCATGGAAAAGTGAAGAGGGAATCGAGCTATTCATCTAATAATAGTTTAATCAGCCAAACGAGTAATTATTATAAAACGGAGCATACAGGGAAAGAAAAAGAAAAACTGGCTAATACTGTTTGGACGATTGGGCCAGATGGGAAAATTGATACAGCATCGGTGATAGGGAAGGATATTGAAATTATGATGGATATGCGGGAGGAGCTAAGTGAAACTGCTGCCAAAAATTTCAACGTTGATGGAGATATGTTCCAGGCAGGTGTATGGCCTGTTATATTATTGGGTACACTCAATATGTTTCAACATGACAGAACCGTTCTCAAATCTATTGCTACTACCAAAATTGTTCAACGATATGGTATATTAGATAGCATTGTTCATGTGGAGAAAGGGAGCCGTATTACCACCCAAAACATCCTGTATGATAGCGAAACCGGCGATCCTGTGCTTAACCGTACCGAAAACGAGTTTAAAGATTCTATTTACACCTTCAGCTATCCTGCGCATTGGAGTTACGAAGGCATGAGTGGAGCTTATCAGAATATCGATTTGTCGTTAAAGAACGTATTTATCAAAAGCGGAAAAATAATCAGTGGAATTACAGAACCGGATAGTGTCTATTTCGCAAGTGGCGATGAAATATTGATTGGTTCCAGGCAAAAGACCGATCTGGCCAATACAACCAGTTGTAAAGATACACTTGCCTGGTATCCAAGTTATGGCCAAATGTGGGCAGTAAACGTTAATGAACTGAAAGGTGGCCCTAAGGACTTTTACTTTATGTGGCGTGATGGAAGTCCGGTAACAGCTAATGATGCTACTTTAAAAGTAATCCGTTCCGGCAGAAGAAATATTGCCGCTCAACTGGGTCAGGTTGCTTCGTTGCATAGTCCTGTAGTGAAGGCTGGAAGCGGGTACCAATTACAGTTTGATGTAAATACAGGTATTATCAATGCTTCTGCTGTGGAATACAAGCAGGATTGGAAAGTGGAAGATAAAATGAAATCAAAACTGCAATGTCTGTTGCAATAA